The genomic DNA TAAAACCGGCACGCCGGCAGTCGAACGCGACTATGCCGAATTGCGCAGCCTCCTCCTGGCGCCCGAGCAATCGCGTCTGGAGCAACTGCAGGAGCAGGTCGAACATCTCGACCTCAATGCCCATAATCTGAATCGTGTGCTTCCCGAGGCGATCGCGCTTCGTGGGGAGGCCGACCACCGGCTGACCCATGCACTCACCCCTCACGTCTCCGAAGCGCTGGGGGTCTCCGTGCGCAAACAGCCCCACATGATCGTCGATGCGATTGCCCCGATCATGATGCCGGCGATCCGCCAGGCCATCGCCAATGCCTTGCGCAGCATGGTGCAATCGCTCAACCAAACCATTGAACACAGCCTCTCGATCCGAAGCATGCAGTGGCGGCTGGAGGCCTTGCGTACCGGCAAACCGTTCGCCGAAATCGTCCTGCTCCATACCCTCTGTTATCGAGTCGAGCAGGTCTTTCTCATTCACGCACAGACCGGCCTGCTGCTCGCGCACGCAGCCGGCGACGCGGTCGCCGTGCAGGATCAGACCCTGGTCTCGGGCATGTTGTCGGCGATTCGGAGCTTCGTCCAGGATTCGTTCGGCGCAACGCCCGATCAGGCGTTGAACACCTTGCAAGTCGGTGATCTGACCGTCTGGATCGAACAGGGCCCCTCGGCAATCCTCGCGGCCGTCATACGTGGCACGCCACCGGAGACGTTTCACGTTCACCTCCAAGACACGCTCGATCGCATTCACGCCGAACATTCCGATGCGCTGACGCGCTTCATTGGTGATGCGGCACCCTTTACCGGGACCACACCGCTCCTGGAAGAGTGCCTACGGGCCCAGTTTGAAACGCGCCGGCGTGCCATCGCGCCCATCACGTGGATCCTCCTGGCGACGATCGTCCTGGCAGCAATCTGGTGGGGAGTGTCGGCCTTTCAAGACCGCCAACACTGGCAGGCCTATCTGGACCGGCTGGCCTCGGAACCGGGCCTCGTCGTCACCTCCACGCATTCAGCAGGCAATCGGTATGTGCTCACCGGGCTGCGCGACCCGTTGGCCGCTGATCCGGACGTGTTATTGCAGGGCAGTGGGGTGGCCGCCGATCGAGTCGAAGCGAAATGGAGCCCCTACTACGCCCTCGACGCCGCGTTCACCCTGAAACGAGCCGGAATCGTCCTGTCACCCCCAGACACAGTTCGCTTGACCCTCGAAGGACCGCGCCTCACGGCCACCGGCACAGCCAGCGCAGAGTGGATCCGGCAGAGCCGACCGCTGGCGCGCCTGCTCCCCGGTATCACCGAATATGACGACCGCCGCCTCGTCGCTCAATCGCTTGAGGCACTGGTCCAACGGATGGCAGGGGTCTGGATTCTGTTCCAACAGGGAACGGCGACGATCCAATCACCGGAACAACTTCAGGGGGTGCGTCGCATATCAGAGCTCCTGCATCAGCTGGACGATACGGCGCATCTCTCCGGCGCAACGGTGATACTAGAGATCACCGGCCAAACCGACGTCGTGGGCCGGTCAAGTCGGAACCAACGGCTGAGCGAGGATCGCGCTCGGTCGGTGCTCGATGCCCTTCATCCCGCCACCTTTTCCGCGATCACGTTTCACGCTCGCGGGATCGGCCCGGCACCTGAATCGTCACCCTCCCTGGGTGCCGCCACGCTGCCGCAGGACCGACGAGTGTCTTTTCAGGCCACTGTTCACCCCGCTTCATGAAGACGCCTCTGACATGATCGAAAAAAAAATCTGCATGCTGGGCGCCTTTGCCGTGGGAAAAACCAGTCTGGTGCGCCGCTTCGTCACCAGCTGTTTCTCCGAACAGTATCAAACGACTATCGGAGTGACCGTCGACAAGAAAACCATGTCGATGGACGGCCAGCCCGTGACGTTGGTGCTCTGGGATCTCTACGGAGAAGACGAATTCCAAAAATTGCGCCGCTCGTATCTGCGCGGATCGTCTGCGTACCTGGTAGTCCTGGACGGAATGCGGCGGGCCACGCTGGACATCGCGTTGCACATTCAACTGACCGCGGCGGACACACTCGGCACGGTTCCGTTTGTGGTCCTCATCAATAAACTCGACCGCCAGACGGATTGGGAAGTGACCGACCAAGACCTCGCGCAGTTAGCCCAACGGGGTTGGACGGTGCTCCTGACCAGTGCCAAGACAGGGCAGGGTGTCGAAGAGGCCTTCACAGTTCTCGCCCGCGCCATGCTCGCCACATCAGAACAAACACCTCCCGCGGGAACAACCGATGGCGCATAACACCCACCCGTCTGCACCGGACCTACTCTGCACGGATCTGTTGCAACGGCTCCAATTTGCCATCCTCGAACACGTAACCGGTACAGAGTTCCGCATCATCGGGCACCCGCCGGCCTGGCTATTCACCCTCTACCCCGATGCCCGACACAATCGGCAACTGTCCGTCGATGCTCGCACACCGGTGCTTCAGAATTTCCTGGCCGATGCAGCCGATGCATGGCAGACAGACGGCGACGACATCGCGCACTCTGGGTTTTGGAGCGAGCAGACCGCGGCCGAGGAGCCCTGGCACTTTCATGCCATGGCGCTGCGACACGGTCCCAGCCGTCTCTTGCTGATCCAACAAAGCACAGCAGCCTATGACCAACAGGCCACTCTCCTCCAGCGGGCCCGCGACCAGGTACTTCAGCAGCACGAACACAATCGTGGACACCAACGCACCCAGCACGAGCTCACCACGAAACTGGTGGATATGGAGCGGTCGCGGGACGACGTCGCCGTCATTTTGCAGCAGCTCGGACTGGCCACCCTGCTCATCGACCAACAGGGACAGGTTCGGTTTCTCAGTGCCTCCGCAGCTCGCCTGCTGGACACGCCCGCAACCGGCGGGCCGAACGGCCTGCTGTGGGAGACACTGCTCCCGCTGACGAAACCGGACCGGCTGGCCCTGCAATCGATGTTGCAGCAACCCGCACCCCGGCGCGAACGAGTGCAGTGCCATGTCGAAACCCAGGCCGGGCGGCACCTCTGGCTGGAGATAGAACTGCAAGACGATCCACGGGACACCGGAACCAAGATCATATTTCTCCACGACATGACCGACGTCCACCACTTGCGGCGCCTGCTGGAGTTGAAAGCGCACTATCATGATTTAGTCGGCAAGAGCCGAGGGATGACGCAGATCTACGAACAGATTCAGGATCTGGCCCGTGTCGACTCCACGGTCCTGATTGAAGGTGAGACCGGCACGGGGAAAGAACTGGTGGCCCGCGCGTTACATCAGGCGAGCGTACGGCATAAAGGCCCCTTCATTGCAGCCAACTGCGCCGGGCTCACGGATTCGCTGCTGGGCAGCCAACTCTTCGGCCACAAGAAAGGCGCCTTCACCGGAGCCATCGACGACCAGCAGGGGCTCTTCGAGGCCGCGCAGGGCGGAGTCTTGTTCCTCGACGAGATCGGCGATATCCCCCACAACGTCCAAACCAACCTGCTTCGCGTACTGCAGGAGAAGGAAGTCACTCGGCTCGGTGAAACCAGACCGCGAAAAGTGAACGTGCGCGTGGTGACCGCCACCCACCACAATTTGAGCCAGGACGTGGCGAAAGGAATCTTTCGCGCCGACCTTCTCTACCGGATTCGAGTCTCACGAATCCAGCTTCCGCCGCTGAGGGAGCGAAAGGAAGATATTCCCCTCCTCGTCGCCTCCTTCCTCACCGAGGGGCGGGCCAGCATGGGGAAAGTCATCCATCGCGCCAGCCCAGCGGCGATGGCGGCCCTGATGGAGTACCATTGGCCCGGCAATGTGCGGGAACTCAAGAGCACGATCGAGTGCGCAATGATTCATTGCAAGGGCGACATGCTCGAAGCCACAGATCTTCCTCCCGAACTTCGTCAGGGGCCGATGGACTCTCCGTCCGCAGTGGTTGTCACCGGAGACGAGCGCAGTCGTTTCGTGGCCGCCCTCGGACAAGCCCGTGGCAACCGAACGAAGGCCGCGCGCCTCCTGGGAATGAGCCGCGCCACGTTTTACCGCCGGCTGAGTGAACTCGATCTCCCAACCAGCTAACCTGTCCCGCAGCCACTCGCCCCCACTCACTGTCTCGATATGTCTCGTGCGACACAGCGCGAGACAACGGCGTTCGTCTCATCAGCGCATAATCATGGCAGATTCTTAAGGCTCCTGAGCCGAGACCCCAGATTTCATCGTCGCGCGGCAAAACACACAGCTTATGGCATAGAGCTTGATAGGAGAGTACCCGCGAAAACCACTGCGTGCAAAACCCTGAAGACGGGCGTCGCAGCAGAAGTATCGAAGCGATCGCAAGGAGAACCGATGGACAAGCTCATACCCTACTCACAACCACGGCCGGATGCGCCGACGGCAAGAGAGCGCGAAATACTCACTCACATTTGGGCCGGCCTGACGAGTCAGGAAATTGCGACGCGGCTACAGATCGCCCCCAAAACCGTGGAATCACACCGTGCCAATCTCTTGAGAAAATTCCGCGCGACGAACTCGGCACAACTGCTTCGCCTGGCACTGATTGAGGGTATACTCCACATGCCGTCATCGACTAGCACCGGCCCATCCCAGACCGCGGCGGACGCGCAGAGCACCACAGCGGTACGGAAGCTGACGAACCTCAAATGACGCTCTCAGCTCCCACACGTATGACTGGCGCACCGGTGCGCATGTGCACAGTGACCGCACCGGAAGTCTCAGACTTACAAGCCTGTCGCATAGTGATCCACTCCTCCGCGCCATCGGCCCTGCTGGGTCCATGCGCTCACCAGACGGCATGACACTCCGCTGTCTACGTATACTCAACAGGACGAGCCATTCATGCCCGTGGAAAGGCCGTCCTGCGCTAGGCCCACAATTCAAGCCGAACAGCGACACGACGGATTTCTCGCGCCAAAATGTTGATCTCCTACGCAGAATCAATTATACATCGCGAACATTTCTCACCGATCAGGCAACCGACACACTGTTGCCGTTCGCAAGCCCCAGGAGGAGGACCTAAACGATGCGACGACTTGGAACCCTCTGTTTTGCGCTACTTGTCATGGCGCTCGCCGCCTCAATCGCGCGAGCAGAAGCCCCGGCACCGGCCGATGCGACGCCCGCGCTC from Nitrospira sp. ND1 includes the following:
- a CDS encoding Rab family GTPase encodes the protein MIEKKICMLGAFAVGKTSLVRRFVTSCFSEQYQTTIGVTVDKKTMSMDGQPVTLVLWDLYGEDEFQKLRRSYLRGSSAYLVVLDGMRRATLDIALHIQLTAADTLGTVPFVVLINKLDRQTDWEVTDQDLAQLAQRGWTVLLTSAKTGQGVEEAFTVLARAMLATSEQTPPAGTTDGA
- a CDS encoding response regulator transcription factor — encoded protein: MDKLIPYSQPRPDAPTAREREILTHIWAGLTSQEIATRLQIAPKTVESHRANLLRKFRATNSAQLLRLALIEGILHMPSSTSTGPSQTAADAQSTTAVRKLTNLK
- a CDS encoding sigma-54-dependent Fis family transcriptional regulator — translated: MAHNTHPSAPDLLCTDLLQRLQFAILEHVTGTEFRIIGHPPAWLFTLYPDARHNRQLSVDARTPVLQNFLADAADAWQTDGDDIAHSGFWSEQTAAEEPWHFHAMALRHGPSRLLLIQQSTAAYDQQATLLQRARDQVLQQHEHNRGHQRTQHELTTKLVDMERSRDDVAVILQQLGLATLLIDQQGQVRFLSASAARLLDTPATGGPNGLLWETLLPLTKPDRLALQSMLQQPAPRRERVQCHVETQAGRHLWLEIELQDDPRDTGTKIIFLHDMTDVHHLRRLLELKAHYHDLVGKSRGMTQIYEQIQDLARVDSTVLIEGETGTGKELVARALHQASVRHKGPFIAANCAGLTDSLLGSQLFGHKKGAFTGAIDDQQGLFEAAQGGVLFLDEIGDIPHNVQTNLLRVLQEKEVTRLGETRPRKVNVRVVTATHHNLSQDVAKGIFRADLLYRIRVSRIQLPPLRERKEDIPLLVASFLTEGRASMGKVIHRASPAAMAALMEYHWPGNVRELKSTIECAMIHCKGDMLEATDLPPELRQGPMDSPSAVVVTGDERSRFVAALGQARGNRTKAARLLGMSRATFYRRLSELDLPTS
- a CDS encoding OmpA family protein; amino-acid sequence: MAHAPKTGTPAVERDYAELRSLLLAPEQSRLEQLQEQVEHLDLNAHNLNRVLPEAIALRGEADHRLTHALTPHVSEALGVSVRKQPHMIVDAIAPIMMPAIRQAIANALRSMVQSLNQTIEHSLSIRSMQWRLEALRTGKPFAEIVLLHTLCYRVEQVFLIHAQTGLLLAHAAGDAVAVQDQTLVSGMLSAIRSFVQDSFGATPDQALNTLQVGDLTVWIEQGPSAILAAVIRGTPPETFHVHLQDTLDRIHAEHSDALTRFIGDAAPFTGTTPLLEECLRAQFETRRRAIAPITWILLATIVLAAIWWGVSAFQDRQHWQAYLDRLASEPGLVVTSTHSAGNRYVLTGLRDPLAADPDVLLQGSGVAADRVEAKWSPYYALDAAFTLKRAGIVLSPPDTVRLTLEGPRLTATGTASAEWIRQSRPLARLLPGITEYDDRRLVAQSLEALVQRMAGVWILFQQGTATIQSPEQLQGVRRISELLHQLDDTAHLSGATVILEITGQTDVVGRSSRNQRLSEDRARSVLDALHPATFSAITFHARGIGPAPESSPSLGAATLPQDRRVSFQATVHPAS